A genome region from Streptomyces antimycoticus includes the following:
- a CDS encoding ABC transporter permease: protein MTAVADARVSPRARGSARDLAGTGTLLRLALRRDRIMMPVWVLCLGLTASSTVGRLKSAYDTPARRADLVQDMNGNGSTRALFGAAFDDSLGALTVWRVGAFLTVFAAIMSLLVVIRHTREEEETGRQEALSAGMVGRRAGLTSALLAVGIANGAVTLLIAGSLAGQGGTGALALGLAVGLSGMAFGGLAAVAAQLTENARLARGLSSAAVGVAFVLRMAGDAAEDGTKGSGHVLVWLSPLGWAEYARPYGGERWWPLLLIAVLAAASISLAYSLAGRRDVGASFYASRPGPPAAGPLLNGVYGLGWRLQRGALLGWAAGFVFAGAIFGSISDGADDFLGDSDQTRDIIQRMGGAQGLNDAFLAAMVGVLGTILAVYTASSVLRLRGEETDQRAEPLLSNAVGRLRWAGSHLVIAYLGPVVILAIGGLALGLGYGIAAGDLADQLGRCMGAALAQLPALWVLTSVTLFLVGVLPKYSAAAWAFVGWVVALGWMGPALELSDSVMNTSPFSHLPKLPGDEVTAAPFLWLLLLSVVLAAGGLVGLRRRDIGG, encoded by the coding sequence ATGACCGCCGTAGCCGACGCCCGGGTCTCCCCCCGCGCCCGCGGATCGGCCCGCGATCTGGCCGGCACGGGCACGCTGTTGCGGCTCGCCCTGCGGCGCGACCGGATCATGATGCCGGTGTGGGTGCTGTGCCTGGGGCTCACGGCCAGCAGCACCGTCGGCCGTCTGAAGAGCGCGTACGACACCCCCGCCCGGCGCGCCGACCTCGTCCAGGACATGAACGGGAACGGCTCGACCCGGGCCCTGTTCGGCGCCGCCTTCGACGACTCGCTCGGCGCGCTCACCGTCTGGCGCGTGGGTGCCTTCCTTACGGTGTTCGCCGCGATCATGAGCCTGCTGGTCGTGATCCGGCACACCCGTGAGGAGGAGGAGACCGGCCGTCAGGAGGCGCTCTCCGCCGGCATGGTCGGCCGCCGCGCGGGTCTCACCTCGGCGCTGCTCGCCGTGGGCATCGCCAACGGCGCGGTGACCCTGCTCATCGCGGGCAGCCTCGCGGGCCAGGGCGGCACCGGCGCGCTCGCGCTCGGCCTCGCCGTGGGCCTGTCCGGTATGGCCTTCGGCGGTCTGGCCGCCGTCGCCGCCCAACTCACGGAGAACGCACGGCTGGCCCGGGGCCTGAGCTCCGCCGCGGTCGGCGTCGCCTTCGTGCTGCGCATGGCGGGTGACGCCGCCGAGGACGGCACCAAGGGCTCCGGCCACGTCCTGGTCTGGCTCTCGCCGCTGGGCTGGGCCGAGTACGCCCGGCCGTACGGGGGCGAGCGGTGGTGGCCGCTGCTGCTGATCGCCGTGCTCGCCGCGGCCTCGATCAGCCTCGCGTACTCCCTCGCGGGCCGTCGTGACGTGGGCGCCAGCTTCTACGCCAGCCGCCCCGGCCCGCCGGCCGCGGGCCCGCTGCTGAACGGGGTCTACGGCCTCGGCTGGCGGCTGCAGCGTGGTGCCCTGCTCGGCTGGGCCGCGGGCTTCGTCTTCGCGGGCGCCATCTTCGGATCCATCTCCGACGGTGCCGACGACTTCCTCGGCGACAGCGACCAGACCCGCGACATCATCCAGCGGATGGGCGGCGCCCAGGGGCTCAACGACGCGTTCCTGGCCGCCATGGTCGGCGTCCTCGGCACCATCCTCGCCGTCTACACCGCCAGCTCCGTGCTGCGGCTGCGCGGCGAGGAGACCGACCAGCGTGCCGAGCCCCTGCTGTCCAACGCCGTGGGCCGGCTGCGCTGGGCCGGGAGCCATCTGGTCATCGCCTACCTCGGCCCGGTCGTCATCCTCGCCATCGGCGGTCTGGCGCTCGGCCTGGGCTACGGCATCGCGGCGGGCGATCTGGCCGACCAGCTCGGCCGCTGTATGGGCGCCGCCCTCGCCCAGCTCCCGGCGCTGTGGGTGCTCACCAGCGTGACGCTCTTCCTCGTGGGCGTGTTGCCGAAGTATTCGGCCGCGGCCTGGGCATTCGTCGGCTGGGTGGTCGCCCTGGGCTGGATGGGCCCGGCGCTGGAGCTGTCCGATTCCGTCATGAACACCTCGCCCTTCAGCCATCTGCCGAAGCTGCCGGGCGATGAGGTGACGGCCGCACCGTTCCTGTGGCTGCTGCTTCTCTCGGTCGTTCTCGCCGCCGGAGGACTGGTGGGTCTGCGCCGCCGTGACATCGGCGGCTGA
- a CDS encoding ABC transporter ATP-binding protein — protein sequence MKTAISVSGLHKSFGRTHALDGLDLEVEAGEVHGFLGPNGAGKSTTIRVLLGLLRADSGAVQMLGKDPWHDAVDLHRHIAYVPGDVTLWRNLSGGEVIDLYGRLRGGLDSARRAELLERFELDPTKKGRTYSKGNRQKVALVAAFASEVELLILDEPTSGLDPLMEEVFRECVAEERDRGRTVLLSSHILSEVEALCRRVSIIRKGKRVESGSLTELRHLTRTSVTAELAGEPNGLSGLPGVHNVDIQGRQVKLQVDTDKMDAVLRQLTQAGVRSLISTPPTLEELFLRHYQDDISHTEAEAIVR from the coding sequence ATGAAAACGGCAATCTCCGTGTCCGGCCTCCACAAGTCCTTCGGCCGGACCCACGCGTTGGACGGCCTCGACCTCGAAGTCGAGGCAGGTGAGGTCCATGGCTTCCTCGGGCCCAACGGCGCCGGGAAGTCCACCACCATCCGGGTCCTCCTCGGTCTGCTCCGCGCCGACTCCGGTGCGGTGCAGATGCTCGGCAAGGACCCCTGGCACGACGCGGTCGACCTCCACCGCCACATCGCCTACGTCCCCGGGGACGTCACCCTGTGGCGCAACCTGAGCGGCGGAGAGGTCATCGACCTGTACGGACGGCTGCGCGGCGGGCTGGACTCAGCACGCCGCGCCGAGCTCCTGGAGCGGTTCGAGCTCGACCCCACCAAGAAGGGCCGTACGTACTCCAAGGGCAATCGGCAGAAGGTCGCCCTGGTCGCCGCGTTCGCATCCGAAGTGGAGCTGCTGATCCTCGACGAGCCGACCTCCGGGCTCGACCCCCTCATGGAGGAGGTCTTCCGCGAGTGCGTCGCCGAGGAGCGCGACCGTGGTCGTACGGTGCTGCTCTCCAGCCACATCCTCAGCGAGGTCGAGGCGCTCTGCCGGAGAGTGAGCATCATCCGCAAGGGCAAGCGGGTGGAGTCCGGCTCGCTCACCGAGCTGCGCCATCTGACCCGTACGTCGGTGACCGCCGAGCTCGCCGGAGAGCCGAACGGCCTGTCCGGCCTCCCCGGTGTGCACAACGTGGACATTCAGGGCCGCCAGGTCAAGCTCCAGGTCGACACCGACAAGATGGACGCCGTGCTGCGCCAGCTCACCCAGGCCGGGGTGCGCAGCCTCATCTCCACCCCGCCCACCCTGGAAGAGCTCTTCCTGCGCCACTACCAGGACGACATCTCGCACACGGAAGCCGAGGCGATCGTCCGATGA
- a CDS encoding GbsR/MarR family transcriptional regulator: protein MRETIEPEDAPGDARDEAAVSRFVERFAADLAEAGMQRMAARVFAALLVSDAGALTSAELAEQLRISPAAVSGAIRYLSQVDMVVREREPGSRRDRYRLYSEVWYETLTRRDQILARWETTMRDGVKVLGPGTPAGLRITETADFFEWVQQELPKMLERWRAHQAADRAAEAREAREAEAG from the coding sequence GTGAGGGAGACGATCGAACCGGAGGACGCGCCCGGTGATGCGCGGGACGAAGCGGCGGTGTCCAGGTTCGTCGAGCGGTTCGCGGCCGATCTTGCCGAGGCCGGTATGCAGCGCATGGCGGCGCGGGTCTTCGCGGCGCTTCTCGTCTCCGACGCCGGGGCCCTCACCTCCGCCGAGCTCGCCGAGCAGCTGCGGATCAGCCCGGCCGCGGTCTCGGGCGCGATCCGCTATCTGTCCCAGGTGGACATGGTGGTGCGCGAGCGCGAGCCGGGCTCCCGCCGCGATCGCTACCGGCTCTACAGCGAGGTCTGGTACGAGACCCTGACCCGCCGCGACCAGATCCTGGCCCGCTGGGAGACCACCATGCGGGACGGCGTGAAGGTGCTCGGCCCGGGCACCCCGGCAGGGCTGCGGATCACCGAGACCGCCGACTTCTTCGAATGGGTCCAGCAGGAGCTGCCCAAGATGCTGGAGCGCTGGCGCGCCCACCAGGCCGCGGACCGCGCCGCGGAGGCGCGCGAGGCGCGCGAGGCGGAGGCGGGCTAG